A single genomic interval of Anser cygnoides isolate HZ-2024a breed goose chromosome 7, Taihu_goose_T2T_genome, whole genome shotgun sequence harbors:
- the PTPRE gene encoding receptor-type tyrosine-protein phosphatase epsilon isoform X3: protein MEHPCSFLLLCVSFLFVQALPPNGTELPKPTTTTNSTEENNLHKDLLTSMLILLLVFIIFILLAGYFFRFRRHRKAVVNSGDKKMPNGILEEQEQQRVMLLSRSPSGPKKYFPIPVENLEEEIRIRSADEGKLFREEFNSLTPGYVQGTFEMANKEENREKNRYPNILPYDHSRVILSQIDGVPPSDYINASYIDGYKEKNKFIAAQGPKQETVNDFWRMIWEQKSAVIVMLTNLKERKEEKCYQYWPDQGCWTYGNIRVSVEDCIVLVDYTIRKFCVQSLHDGCKALRLVTQLHFTSWPDFGVPFTPIGMLKFLKKVKTLNPAHAGPVVVHCSAGVGRTGTFIVIDAIIDMMHAEQKVDVFEFVSRIRNQRPQMVQTDMQYSFIYQALLEYYLYGDTELDVSSLEKHLQTSQSAAPNLVKIGLEEEFKKLTNVRIMKENMRTGNLPANMKKARVIQIIPYDFNRVILSMKRGQEYTDYINASFIDGYRQKDYFIATQGPLPHTVEDFWRMVWEWKCHTIVMLTEVQEREQEKCFQYWPSEGSVTHGDINVEIKNDSLLDAISVRDFIVTYNQGNHEKQSRLVRQFHFHGWPEIGIPAEGKGMIDLIAAVQKQQQQTGNHPITVHCSAGAGRTGTFIALSNILERVKAEGLLDVFQAVKSLRLQRPHMVQTLEQYEFCYRVVQDFIDIFSDYANFK, encoded by the exons ACTCTACAGAGGAGAACAATTTACACAAGGACCTGCTGACTTCCATGCTGATCCTGCTGCTGGTGTTCATCATCTTCATTCTGTTGGCTGGCTATTTTTTCAG GTTCAGAAGACATCGGAAAGCTGTTGTGAACTCCGGTGACAAGAAGATGCCAAATGGAATCTTAGAAGAACAAG AACAGCAAAGGGTGATGCTGCTCAGCAGGTCTCCTTCAGGCCCAAAGAAGTATTTCCCTATTCCAGTAGAAAATCTTGAAGAAGAAATAAGGATCCGATCAGCAGATGAAGGGAAACTGTTCCGGGAGGAGTTCAAT TCATTAACACCTGGATATGTGCAGGGAACATTTGAAATGGcaaataaggaagaaaacagggagaaaaacagatacCCTAACATCCTTCCAT atgATCATTCCAGAGTGATTTTGTCCCAAATAGATGGAGTCCCACCTTCAGACTACATTAATGCATCATATATAGAT ggttataaagaaaagaataaatttataGCAGCACAAG GACCCAAGCAAGAAACGGTCAATGACTTCTGGCGGATGATATGGGAGCAGAAGTCTGCAGTTATCGTCATGTTAACAAacttgaaagaaaggaaagag GAGAAATGCTATCAGTATTGGCCTGATCAGGGGTGCTGGACTTACGGGAACATCCGCGTGTCGGTGGAAGATTGCATCGTTCTCGTGGACTACACCATTCGCAAGTTCTGCGTTCAGTCG CTGCATGACGGTTGTAAAGCACTGAGGCTTGTCACACAGCTTCACTTCACCAGCTGGCCTGATTTCGGAGTGCCTTTCACACCTATTGGGATGCTGAAATTCCTGAAGAAAGTCAAAACGTTGAATCCTGCCCATGCTGGGCCAGTAGTGGTTCACTGCAG CGCTGGTGTGGGCCGAACAGGCACGTTTATCGTTATAGATGCCATAATAGACATGATGCACGCTGAACAGAAAGTTGATGTTTTTGAGTTTGTTTCAAGGATTCGTAATCAGCGTCCGCAGATGGTTCAGACTGAC ATGCAGTACTCCTTCATTTATCAAGCCTTACTTGAATACTACCTCTACGGTGACACGGAGCTAGATGTGTCATCCTTAGAAAAACATCTACAGACATCACAGAGTGCAGCGCCAAACCTTGTCAAAATAGGGCtggaagaagaatttaaa aaattaacAAATGTCcgaataatgaaagaaaacatgagaaCCGGCAACCTTCcagcaaatatgaaaaaagcTAGAGTCATCCAGATTATCCCAT atgaTTTTAATAGAGTGATTCTGTCAATGAAAAGAGGGCAGGAGTATACAGACTACATCAATGCTTCCTTCATAGAT ggctatCGCCAGAAGGATTACTTCATTGCCACTCAAGGACCGCTGCCCCATACCGTGGAGGATTTCTGGCGGATGGTGTGGGAGTGGAAGTGCCACACCATCGTTATGCTCACAGAAGTTCAAGAGAGGGAGCAG gaaaaatgcTTCCAGTACTGGCCATCAGAGGGCTCAGTAACTCACGGAGACATAAATGTAGAAATAAAGAATGACAGTCTTTTAGATGCCATAAGTGTAAGAGACTTCATAGTTACATATAATCAG GGTAACCACGAGAAGCAAAGCAGGCTGGTTCGGCAGTTCCACTTCCATGGCTGGCCAGAAATTGGAATTCCTGCTGAAGGAAAAGGGATGATTGACCTGATCGCAGCTgtccaaaagcagcagcagcagacagggAATCACCCGATCACCGTGCACTGCAG CGCTGGTGCTGGCAGAACAGGTACGTTCATAGCGCTCAGCAATATCCTGGAACGAGTGAAGGCTGAAGGGCTCCTCGATGTATTTCAAGCTGTGAAGAGCTTAAGACTGCAGAGGCCACATATGGTGCAAACACTG
- the PTPRE gene encoding receptor-type tyrosine-protein phosphatase epsilon isoform X2: MSQVVSRMEHPCSFLLLCVSFLFVQALPPNGTELPKPTTTTNSTEENNLHKDLLTSMLILLLVFIIFILLAGYFFRFRRHRKAVVNSGDKKMPNGILEEQEQQRVMLLSRSPSGPKKYFPIPVENLEEEIRIRSADEGKLFREEFNSLTPGYVQGTFEMANKEENREKNRYPNILPYDHSRVILSQIDGVPPSDYINASYIDGYKEKNKFIAAQGPKQETVNDFWRMIWEQKSAVIVMLTNLKERKEEKCYQYWPDQGCWTYGNIRVSVEDCIVLVDYTIRKFCVQSLHDGCKALRLVTQLHFTSWPDFGVPFTPIGMLKFLKKVKTLNPAHAGPVVVHCSAGVGRTGTFIVIDAIIDMMHAEQKVDVFEFVSRIRNQRPQMVQTDMQYSFIYQALLEYYLYGDTELDVSSLEKHLQTSQSAAPNLVKIGLEEEFKKLTNVRIMKENMRTGNLPANMKKARVIQIIPYDFNRVILSMKRGQEYTDYINASFIDGYRQKDYFIATQGPLPHTVEDFWRMVWEWKCHTIVMLTEVQEREQEKCFQYWPSEGSVTHGDINVEIKNDSLLDAISVRDFIVTYNQGNHEKQSRLVRQFHFHGWPEIGIPAEGKGMIDLIAAVQKQQQQTGNHPITVHCSAGAGRTGTFIALSNILERVKAEGLLDVFQAVKSLRLQRPHMVQTLEQYEFCYRVVQDFIDIFSDYANFK, from the exons ACTCTACAGAGGAGAACAATTTACACAAGGACCTGCTGACTTCCATGCTGATCCTGCTGCTGGTGTTCATCATCTTCATTCTGTTGGCTGGCTATTTTTTCAG GTTCAGAAGACATCGGAAAGCTGTTGTGAACTCCGGTGACAAGAAGATGCCAAATGGAATCTTAGAAGAACAAG AACAGCAAAGGGTGATGCTGCTCAGCAGGTCTCCTTCAGGCCCAAAGAAGTATTTCCCTATTCCAGTAGAAAATCTTGAAGAAGAAATAAGGATCCGATCAGCAGATGAAGGGAAACTGTTCCGGGAGGAGTTCAAT TCATTAACACCTGGATATGTGCAGGGAACATTTGAAATGGcaaataaggaagaaaacagggagaaaaacagatacCCTAACATCCTTCCAT atgATCATTCCAGAGTGATTTTGTCCCAAATAGATGGAGTCCCACCTTCAGACTACATTAATGCATCATATATAGAT ggttataaagaaaagaataaatttataGCAGCACAAG GACCCAAGCAAGAAACGGTCAATGACTTCTGGCGGATGATATGGGAGCAGAAGTCTGCAGTTATCGTCATGTTAACAAacttgaaagaaaggaaagag GAGAAATGCTATCAGTATTGGCCTGATCAGGGGTGCTGGACTTACGGGAACATCCGCGTGTCGGTGGAAGATTGCATCGTTCTCGTGGACTACACCATTCGCAAGTTCTGCGTTCAGTCG CTGCATGACGGTTGTAAAGCACTGAGGCTTGTCACACAGCTTCACTTCACCAGCTGGCCTGATTTCGGAGTGCCTTTCACACCTATTGGGATGCTGAAATTCCTGAAGAAAGTCAAAACGTTGAATCCTGCCCATGCTGGGCCAGTAGTGGTTCACTGCAG CGCTGGTGTGGGCCGAACAGGCACGTTTATCGTTATAGATGCCATAATAGACATGATGCACGCTGAACAGAAAGTTGATGTTTTTGAGTTTGTTTCAAGGATTCGTAATCAGCGTCCGCAGATGGTTCAGACTGAC ATGCAGTACTCCTTCATTTATCAAGCCTTACTTGAATACTACCTCTACGGTGACACGGAGCTAGATGTGTCATCCTTAGAAAAACATCTACAGACATCACAGAGTGCAGCGCCAAACCTTGTCAAAATAGGGCtggaagaagaatttaaa aaattaacAAATGTCcgaataatgaaagaaaacatgagaaCCGGCAACCTTCcagcaaatatgaaaaaagcTAGAGTCATCCAGATTATCCCAT atgaTTTTAATAGAGTGATTCTGTCAATGAAAAGAGGGCAGGAGTATACAGACTACATCAATGCTTCCTTCATAGAT ggctatCGCCAGAAGGATTACTTCATTGCCACTCAAGGACCGCTGCCCCATACCGTGGAGGATTTCTGGCGGATGGTGTGGGAGTGGAAGTGCCACACCATCGTTATGCTCACAGAAGTTCAAGAGAGGGAGCAG gaaaaatgcTTCCAGTACTGGCCATCAGAGGGCTCAGTAACTCACGGAGACATAAATGTAGAAATAAAGAATGACAGTCTTTTAGATGCCATAAGTGTAAGAGACTTCATAGTTACATATAATCAG GGTAACCACGAGAAGCAAAGCAGGCTGGTTCGGCAGTTCCACTTCCATGGCTGGCCAGAAATTGGAATTCCTGCTGAAGGAAAAGGGATGATTGACCTGATCGCAGCTgtccaaaagcagcagcagcagacagggAATCACCCGATCACCGTGCACTGCAG CGCTGGTGCTGGCAGAACAGGTACGTTCATAGCGCTCAGCAATATCCTGGAACGAGTGAAGGCTGAAGGGCTCCTCGATGTATTTCAAGCTGTGAAGAGCTTAAGACTGCAGAGGCCACATATGGTGCAAACACTG
- the PTPRE gene encoding receptor-type tyrosine-protein phosphatase epsilon isoform X4, with translation MRKRKRACAWCGRSLHHSAGQGAVVLAALAVAVRRKMNRNSFSRLTWFRRHRKAVVNSGDKKMPNGILEEQEQQRVMLLSRSPSGPKKYFPIPVENLEEEIRIRSADEGKLFREEFNSLTPGYVQGTFEMANKEENREKNRYPNILPYDHSRVILSQIDGVPPSDYINASYIDGYKEKNKFIAAQGPKQETVNDFWRMIWEQKSAVIVMLTNLKERKEEKCYQYWPDQGCWTYGNIRVSVEDCIVLVDYTIRKFCVQSLHDGCKALRLVTQLHFTSWPDFGVPFTPIGMLKFLKKVKTLNPAHAGPVVVHCSAGVGRTGTFIVIDAIIDMMHAEQKVDVFEFVSRIRNQRPQMVQTDMQYSFIYQALLEYYLYGDTELDVSSLEKHLQTSQSAAPNLVKIGLEEEFKKLTNVRIMKENMRTGNLPANMKKARVIQIIPYDFNRVILSMKRGQEYTDYINASFIDGYRQKDYFIATQGPLPHTVEDFWRMVWEWKCHTIVMLTEVQEREQEKCFQYWPSEGSVTHGDINVEIKNDSLLDAISVRDFIVTYNQGNHEKQSRLVRQFHFHGWPEIGIPAEGKGMIDLIAAVQKQQQQTGNHPITVHCSAGAGRTGTFIALSNILERVKAEGLLDVFQAVKSLRLQRPHMVQTLEQYEFCYRVVQDFIDIFSDYANFK, from the exons ATGAGGAAACGAAAGCGTGCGTGCGCATGGTGCGGCAGGAGCCTCCATCACAGCGCAGGGCAGGGAGCCGTGGTGCTAGCGGCTCTCGCCGTAGCAGTTCGCAGGAAGATGAACAGAAACAGTTTCTCCAGGCTTACGTG GTTCAGAAGACATCGGAAAGCTGTTGTGAACTCCGGTGACAAGAAGATGCCAAATGGAATCTTAGAAGAACAAG AACAGCAAAGGGTGATGCTGCTCAGCAGGTCTCCTTCAGGCCCAAAGAAGTATTTCCCTATTCCAGTAGAAAATCTTGAAGAAGAAATAAGGATCCGATCAGCAGATGAAGGGAAACTGTTCCGGGAGGAGTTCAAT TCATTAACACCTGGATATGTGCAGGGAACATTTGAAATGGcaaataaggaagaaaacagggagaaaaacagatacCCTAACATCCTTCCAT atgATCATTCCAGAGTGATTTTGTCCCAAATAGATGGAGTCCCACCTTCAGACTACATTAATGCATCATATATAGAT ggttataaagaaaagaataaatttataGCAGCACAAG GACCCAAGCAAGAAACGGTCAATGACTTCTGGCGGATGATATGGGAGCAGAAGTCTGCAGTTATCGTCATGTTAACAAacttgaaagaaaggaaagag GAGAAATGCTATCAGTATTGGCCTGATCAGGGGTGCTGGACTTACGGGAACATCCGCGTGTCGGTGGAAGATTGCATCGTTCTCGTGGACTACACCATTCGCAAGTTCTGCGTTCAGTCG CTGCATGACGGTTGTAAAGCACTGAGGCTTGTCACACAGCTTCACTTCACCAGCTGGCCTGATTTCGGAGTGCCTTTCACACCTATTGGGATGCTGAAATTCCTGAAGAAAGTCAAAACGTTGAATCCTGCCCATGCTGGGCCAGTAGTGGTTCACTGCAG CGCTGGTGTGGGCCGAACAGGCACGTTTATCGTTATAGATGCCATAATAGACATGATGCACGCTGAACAGAAAGTTGATGTTTTTGAGTTTGTTTCAAGGATTCGTAATCAGCGTCCGCAGATGGTTCAGACTGAC ATGCAGTACTCCTTCATTTATCAAGCCTTACTTGAATACTACCTCTACGGTGACACGGAGCTAGATGTGTCATCCTTAGAAAAACATCTACAGACATCACAGAGTGCAGCGCCAAACCTTGTCAAAATAGGGCtggaagaagaatttaaa aaattaacAAATGTCcgaataatgaaagaaaacatgagaaCCGGCAACCTTCcagcaaatatgaaaaaagcTAGAGTCATCCAGATTATCCCAT atgaTTTTAATAGAGTGATTCTGTCAATGAAAAGAGGGCAGGAGTATACAGACTACATCAATGCTTCCTTCATAGAT ggctatCGCCAGAAGGATTACTTCATTGCCACTCAAGGACCGCTGCCCCATACCGTGGAGGATTTCTGGCGGATGGTGTGGGAGTGGAAGTGCCACACCATCGTTATGCTCACAGAAGTTCAAGAGAGGGAGCAG gaaaaatgcTTCCAGTACTGGCCATCAGAGGGCTCAGTAACTCACGGAGACATAAATGTAGAAATAAAGAATGACAGTCTTTTAGATGCCATAAGTGTAAGAGACTTCATAGTTACATATAATCAG GGTAACCACGAGAAGCAAAGCAGGCTGGTTCGGCAGTTCCACTTCCATGGCTGGCCAGAAATTGGAATTCCTGCTGAAGGAAAAGGGATGATTGACCTGATCGCAGCTgtccaaaagcagcagcagcagacagggAATCACCCGATCACCGTGCACTGCAG CGCTGGTGCTGGCAGAACAGGTACGTTCATAGCGCTCAGCAATATCCTGGAACGAGTGAAGGCTGAAGGGCTCCTCGATGTATTTCAAGCTGTGAAGAGCTTAAGACTGCAGAGGCCACATATGGTGCAAACACTG